Proteins from one Staphylococcus saprophyticus subsp. saprophyticus ATCC 15305 = NCTC 7292 genomic window:
- the lepB gene encoding signal peptidase I, translated as MRKEIIEWIVSIVVAVALVLLIVNFVAKPYTVKGDSMDPTLKDGERVIVNLFSKNLSGIEKGNVVVFHATKENDYVKRVIGTEGDNVEYKKDELYVNGKKVDEPYLDYNKKHKQYNYITGSFETKDINQVDEKNKIPKGKLLVLGDNREVSKDSRSFGLIDEDQIVGKVSFSFWPLNEMKFGFNPDTDYGK; from the coding sequence TAGTAGCAGTTGCATTAGTATTGCTGATTGTTAACTTTGTGGCTAAACCGTATACAGTTAAAGGTGACTCTATGGATCCGACATTGAAAGATGGAGAACGTGTGATTGTAAATTTATTTTCTAAAAATTTAAGCGGCATTGAAAAAGGAAATGTTGTTGTATTCCATGCTACAAAAGAAAATGATTATGTAAAACGTGTGATTGGTACAGAAGGTGACAACGTAGAGTACAAGAAAGATGAATTGTACGTTAACGGTAAAAAAGTAGATGAACCTTACTTGGATTATAATAAGAAGCATAAACAATATAATTACATTACAGGAAGCTTTGAAACTAAAGATATCAATCAAGTAGATGAAAAGAATAAAATTCCTAAAGGTAAGTTGTTAGTGTTAGGAGACAACCGTGAAGTAAGTAAAGATAGTCGTTCGTTTGGTTTAATTGACGAAGATCAAATAGTCGGTAAGGTATCATTCAGTTTCTGGCCGCTAAATGAAATGAAATTTGGATTCAATCCTGATACAGATTATGGAAAGTAG